Proteins found in one Nocardia brasiliensis ATCC 700358 genomic segment:
- a CDS encoding acyl-ACP desaturase: MPRELTQREILTELEPIAEDCVHRHLSMTKDWHPHDYIPWDEGRNFAMLGGTDWHAEQSKLSEVAKAAMITNLLTEDNLPSYHREIAENFSRDGAWGTWVGRWTAEEMRHSTVIRDYLVVTRGVDPVALEHARMIHMTNGFASGATAADVESGAGFLHSVAYVSFQELATRVTHRNTSRVCGDPIADKMLQRIAADENLHMIFYRTICGNALDLIPDQAIEAIDAIVRNFQMPGAGMPNFRRNGVLMAKHGVYDLRQHFEEVLTPVLRQWNIFGRTDFTARGDEIRDRLGAYLDDLEQVKIPRFEEQRDRSLARERARC; this comes from the coding sequence GTGCCGCGTGAGCTGACCCAACGCGAGATACTGACCGAGCTCGAACCGATCGCCGAAGACTGTGTGCACCGGCATCTTTCGATGACCAAGGACTGGCACCCGCACGACTACATACCCTGGGACGAGGGCCGCAACTTCGCCATGCTGGGCGGAACCGATTGGCACGCCGAACAATCGAAGCTCAGCGAGGTCGCCAAGGCGGCGATGATCACCAACCTGCTCACCGAGGACAACCTGCCCTCCTACCATCGCGAGATCGCCGAGAACTTCTCCCGCGACGGCGCGTGGGGCACCTGGGTCGGCCGCTGGACCGCGGAGGAGATGCGCCACAGCACGGTCATCCGGGACTACCTCGTGGTGACCCGCGGTGTGGATCCGGTCGCGCTGGAACACGCCCGGATGATCCACATGACCAACGGCTTCGCGTCCGGCGCCACCGCCGCCGACGTCGAAAGCGGTGCGGGCTTTCTGCATTCGGTCGCGTACGTGAGTTTCCAGGAACTGGCCACCCGGGTGACGCACCGTAACACCAGCCGGGTGTGCGGGGATCCGATCGCGGACAAGATGTTGCAGCGCATCGCCGCCGACGAGAACCTGCACATGATCTTCTATCGGACGATCTGCGGCAACGCGCTCGATCTCATTCCGGATCAGGCGATCGAGGCCATCGATGCGATCGTGCGGAACTTTCAGATGCCCGGCGCCGGCATGCCGAACTTCCGGCGCAACGGTGTGCTGATGGCCAAGCACGGCGTCTACGATCTGCGCCAACATTTCGAGGAGGTGCTGACCCCGGTGCTGCGACAGTGGAACATCTTCGGCCGCACCGATTTCACCGCGCGCGGTGACGAGATCCGGGACCGCCTCGGGGCCTACCTCGACGATCTGGAACAGGTGAAGATCCCCAGATTCGAGGAGCAGCGCGATCGTTCACTCGCCCGGGAACGAGCGCGCTGCTGA
- a CDS encoding sigma 54 modulation/S30EA ribosomal C-terminal domain-containing protein, whose amino-acid sequence MTVSELGYAGPGTTPLLVTTRGAVTEGQLAQARRTIGWVLRRHRAEDVARVRIGASPNPQGPLVIQVNLEVGELPVRAQAIGPGGFAAMFVAERLDRILDGVRAGALRPRWPDPRRPLLARSTALAPVVRRKRCALWRATATEATTVLATMDYDAHLFVDAETGMDAVVYRAGPRGVRLARQHRLGLPAGAAPSTLTVNPYPTLHLSEQEAAERLCRYGLPFVFSTDPASGRGRLLYRRYDGDLTSVTSSDIER is encoded by the coding sequence GTGACCGAGGGGCAGCTCGCGCAGGCGCGGCGGACGATCGGCTGGGTGCTGCGACGGCACCGGGCCGAGGATGTCGCGCGGGTCCGGATCGGCGCGAGTCCGAACCCGCAGGGCCCGTTGGTGATCCAGGTCAATCTCGAGGTCGGGGAGCTGCCGGTGCGCGCGCAGGCGATCGGGCCCGGTGGCTTCGCTGCGATGTTCGTGGCCGAACGGCTGGATCGGATACTCGACGGGGTGCGCGCGGGGGCGCTACGCCCGCGCTGGCCCGATCCGCGGCGACCGCTGCTGGCGCGCAGCACCGCGCTCGCGCCGGTGGTCCGCCGCAAACGCTGCGCGTTGTGGCGCGCGACGGCGACCGAGGCCACCACGGTGCTGGCCACCATGGACTACGACGCCCACCTGTTCGTCGACGCGGAGACCGGGATGGACGCGGTGGTGTACCGCGCCGGACCGCGCGGTGTGCGGCTGGCCAGGCAGCACCGGCTCGGCCTGCCGGCCGGTGCGGCACCGTCCACGCTCACCGTGAATCCCTATCCGACCCTGCATCTCAGCGAACAAGAGGCTGCCGAGCGGTTGTGCCGCTACGGCTTGCCGTTCGTGTTCAGCACCGATCCAGCCAGTGGCCGAGGACGGCTGCTCTATCGCCGCTACGACGGCGACCTCACCTCGGTCACATCATCCGATATCGAAAGGTAG